AAATCTGGCACACATGTTACTGTAGCACCATGAAATCCAAAAACACTCGATCTCAACGATGCAATTATAGCATCTCTTCCCTTATTTTGTCTGCAGACAGGCTTCGACGAGCTGTTCGCTGACGAGACGCCCGAGGTCAGCAACTCAGCATGAGTAAATACGCCCCTCTCTTTGTCAGCAGGCTGCGCCACGATCCTACATAAGCTCGTCCAACCAACACCAACAGCATTGAGACAAAGCACCTAGGGCAAAGCTTACAAACGCAAGCCGGAGCTAGCTCAATTGCCATGGCGAACACCAGCAAGGTCGTGGCGATCTTCGGCGTCCTTGTTCTCCTGCAGGTGTCGTGCGCCGCCGGCCGCCACGTCCAGGTAAAGGACTCCGGTGAGCGTGTCCACGACGCCCCGGCGGTGATGTCGCTGACGGACTTCCACACCGGGCCAGTGGCGTGCGACGGCAAGTCCCACAGCAACGACCTCCTCCTGGCGTCGCTGACCTCGGCGTGGTACGGCGGGGGCATCCGGTGCGGCAAGATGATCCGCATCGTGACCACGCGCGGGGTCGCCGTGGAGGCCATGGTCGTGGAGGAGTGCGACATCGAGCAGGGCTGCGGCGAGCACGAGATCAGCACGTCGGCCGCCGTGTGGAAGGCCCTCGGGGTCGACGTCGGCATAGGCGAGTTGCCCGTCACCTGGTCGGATCTCGACTGAGACATGCATGGAAAATCGAGTCTTAAAACTTAATGTGTCACTGTCGTTACATCTACTGTACTACGTAGTAGTACTACTTTCGTGCCTTCACGTACGGCCGAGTCGCTAAATAAACTTACATCATGCGTGCATGCATGATGATGGGCGGAAAATCTACTTAATTACACTTTAGTACATTGTATGTAAGCGTCAGTCAGTGTAACACGATCTACGATGGGCAGTGAATACCCAGCAATTTGTTTTCCGAGAGCGCATAACCTCTACTTAATTACACTTTAGTACATTGAATGTAAGTGTCAGTCAGTGTAAAACGATCTACGATGGGCAGTGAATTAATACCCAGCAATTTGTTTTCGAGAGCGCATAACCTCTCTTTTTTCCTTACCCGAGACCAGTAGGCTCGTTGTCCACTAAGACCAGTAGACCCCCCCGCCCCCTTTTTCGGCGCCGGCGTCCAAAAAACGGTCCAGTCGCGTCTCAGGAGCCCATTTTTCGCTAGTTAGGCCCGAAACTTGCGCCGGCGGACCCAGACTGAATCCGACGCGCTGGGGGGCGCCCGGGGCGCCGGGGCAATCTTTTTGGCGCGAAAGAACGGCGGGCCCGCCGAGTTAGCGACCCCGCGCCTGCGCCTCGTCGTCCTCACATCACCTCGGTTTTTCGcggggaatcaatgccaaggctgccgccggtcagccttccattgattcctcacgTGCGGCGCGGTGCGGCGACGCGCCCCCTCCCGCCACGCGTACACACGGCGCCGCCCCCGGCCGCTATATAAAGCAGCACCTCCCTCGCCGGTGGACACACCCGcgcagcccctctctctccccgtgcacagccgccgccgccgagctctcTTTCCTCTCCCTCCCCGTTCACAGCCGCCGCAGACGATGGGCGAAAGGTTCCCCGGCGATGGGGCGGCGGCCAATGGCTTCGGCCGCCGCTCTCTGCATGAGTGGGAAGCCCATCTCCTGCACGAAGCCAACTACCCCGCGCCTCCCGACATGTGCGCGCGGCTCAGCGCCGGGGGCGTCCCCGTCCCCTTGCTGCCCAACGTCACGCGCCCCGACTACTTCCGCGCCGAGATCGAGCATGCGCGGGCGTCTCTGTCGGAGGAGCAGCGGTCCCTCCCGGAGTACGACGCCGGCAACCACGAGGCGTGGGCGGCGTACTTCGAACGCCGGCAGGCGGAGCGGCTGGCCTCCATCAACAACATGTCTGTGGTGCGGGGGAGCAAAAACAGCGACGGCCGCTGCCTGTGGTGGGGCGCCCACGGCCGCACGCTCCACGTCGTCCTCGAGtacctcgagggcggcaacgaTCCGCCGCTGACGTATCCGGCCGCCCCGGTCCCCTGCCGGAGTGGCGGCCAATGGATGCCGAGGAGGACCggatcctcttcctcctcctcctcccgatcctcctccctctcctccgggTCGCCGGCGCTCTTcagcgtcaaggccgagcccgcggAAACGCCGCTCGGCCGGCGCACCCGCAGCGCCGGCATTGTCATCAACGACGGCGGGCGTGCCTCCTCCTCG
This sequence is a window from Aegilops tauschii subsp. strangulata cultivar AL8/78 chromosome 7, Aet v6.0, whole genome shotgun sequence. Protein-coding genes within it:
- the LOC109781772 gene encoding putative ripening-related protein 6; translation: MANTSKVVAIFGVLVLLQVSCAAGRHVQVKDSGERVHDAPAVMSLTDFHTGPVACDGKSHSNDLLLASLTSAWYGGGIRCGKMIRIVTTRGVAVEAMVVEECDIEQGCGEHEISTSAAVWKALGVDVGIGELPVTWSDLD